The following are encoded in a window of Cherax quadricarinatus isolate ZL_2023a unplaced genomic scaffold, ASM3850222v1 Contig1264, whole genome shotgun sequence genomic DNA:
- the ATPsynC gene encoding ATP synthase lipid-binding protein, mitochondrial: MCVGVRMRWVAGAAVLLHHRSVQHHQPPASLPTRLIPTIANMYAARLALPVARTVAVRSNTVACPMAVGPLIRSFQTTTTSRDIDSAAKFIGAGAATVGAAGSGAGIGSVFGSLIIGYARNPSLKQQLFSYAILGFALSEAMGLFCLMMAFLLLFAF, encoded by the exons atgtgtgtgggtgtgcgcaTGCGCTGGGTGGCCGGGGCGGcggtgttgctgcaccaccggtCTGTCCAGCACCACCAGCCACCCGCTTCACTACCAACCAG GTTAATTCCCACAATCGCCAACATGTATGCTGCCAGGCTTGCTCTCCCTGTCGCCAGGACTGTTGCC GTAAGGAGTAACACAGTGGCTTGCCCTATGGCTGTGGGTCCTCTAATACGCAGCTTccagaccaccaccacatcaaGGGATATTGATTCTGCTGCCAAATtcattggtgctggtgctgccacaGTTGGAgctgctggttctggtgctggtATTGGATCAGTTTTCGGATCGCTTATCATTGGTTATGCTCGTAATCCTTCTCTAAAGCAGCAGTTGTTCTCCTATGCCATTCTGGGATTTGCCTTGTCTGAGGCCATGGGTTTGTTCTGTCTTATGATGGCCTTTTTACTGCTCTTTGCTTTCTAA